In Ignavibacteriales bacterium, one DNA window encodes the following:
- a CDS encoding cohesin domain-containing protein: MNKKIKIFLLCFFTFIFLCQGLISAQINLELPNISGQKGQSVEAGLVVSDLTGKNITAFQCTLYYDKNIIRINKASIGELDGMSGGFFTYTTDTVNGQITVAFASAFPLAGYGKLLNFHTDLINSGITKLSFTNPLNSNKTFIFNAGELSTNILDGQIIVSGLSISIANVSITDTMFGLVNIPISVTDFNDIGAFSLRIFFNASVVEFSSINNIKDNLSIITSCSNGILTLGWFDITGNSPLNFSNGKLLDINFRYLGGYTNLSFSKTESEIDDSFGKKLEVNYLDGSITSVVSVKNNSIGNIDEYKLEQNYPNPFNPVTSVLFYLPADSFVDIFICDILGKEIVSLISEERNKGIHKIIFDGENFSTGIYLLKLIARNINNKNDIIFIDSIKLLLMK; encoded by the coding sequence TACCCAACATATCCGGACAGAAAGGACAATCTGTCGAGGCGGGATTAGTAGTGAGTGATCTCACAGGAAAAAATATCACTGCATTCCAATGTACATTATATTACGATAAAAATATTATTAGGATAAATAAAGCTTCAATCGGGGAGCTGGATGGAATGAGTGGTGGATTCTTTACTTATACAACTGATACTGTGAATGGGCAAATAACTGTGGCATTTGCGTCTGCGTTTCCTTTAGCCGGTTACGGCAAACTTTTGAACTTTCATACAGATTTAATTAATTCTGGAATTACAAAATTAAGTTTTACAAATCCATTGAACTCAAATAAAACTTTTATTTTCAACGCCGGTGAACTTTCAACTAATATTTTAGATGGACAAATTATCGTCTCAGGCTTATCAATCAGCATTGCAAATGTTAGTATTACAGATACAATGTTCGGGTTAGTTAATATACCAATTAGCGTTACTGATTTTAATGATATTGGTGCTTTTTCATTAAGGATTTTTTTTAATGCATCAGTTGTTGAATTTTCTAGTATCAATAATATAAAAGATAATCTTTCAATTATTACAAGTTGTTCAAATGGTATTTTAACTTTAGGTTGGTTTGATATAACAGGAAACTCTCCTTTGAATTTTTCAAACGGGAAGTTATTAGATATTAATTTCAGATATTTGGGTGGATATACAAATTTATCTTTTAGTAAAACTGAATCAGAAATAGATGATTCATTTGGTAAAAAGTTAGAAGTAAATTATCTGGATGGAAGCATAACCTCTGTAGTATCAGTAAAAAATAACAGCATCGGAAATATTGATGAATACAAACTGGAACAAAACTATCCAAATCCTTTCAACCCGGTTACATCAGTGTTATTTTATTTGCCAGCAGATTCGTTTGTAGATATTTTTATTTGTGATATTCTAGGTAAGGAAATAGTATCTCTAATAAGTGAGGAAAGAAACAAAGGCATTCACAAAATTATTTTTGATGGAGAAAATTTCTCTACGGGAATTTATTTACTTAAATTGATCGCGAGAAATATCAACAATAAAAACGATATTATTTTTATTGATTCGATTAAACTTTTATTGATGAAATAG